In Seonamhaeicola sp. S2-3, the genomic window CCTTAAGCAGGTAAAGGTTTTCATAAATATCATCTACAATTAAAACAGTTTTCATTTTAATAAATTCAGTTATTACATATTATGAATTTGTTCCATTTGAGCTACAAATGTTTCTGGGTTTATGGGTTTTTCTATATATCCTGTAGCTCCCGCTTCAATGGCTTTTTCTTTATCTCCTCCCATGGCGTATGATGTTACTGCTATAATTGTTGTATTTTTAGGTAAACCATTATGCCTTAGTTTAACACATATTTCATAGCCATCCATATCTGGTAGCTGTATATCTATTAAAATTATTTCTGGGTGCAATTCATGGGCTAACTGTAATCCATCTTTTCCATTAAAAGCTTTTATTACAGTGTAGTTGTGCTTTTCTAGAAGATAAGATAGCATATACATATTTTGCTCATTATCTTCAATTATTAAAATGGATTGTTTCATGTTTTATCTTAAAGGTTGATTAAATTAGTTAAAATATTAAATATAAGACATTTAGTTATATAACACTGTTGTTTTTGTATGAATTTTCTATAGGTAGGGTAAAAGTAAAATTACTTCCTTTTCCTTCTATACTTTCTACTTGAATTGAACCTCCTAGTTTTTCTATTAAGTTTTTAGAAATGGCTAACCCTAACCCCGTACCATCATGATTTCTATTAAGACCTGTTTCAAGTTGGATAAAAGGCGTGAATAGTTTAACAAGATCCTTTTTACTTATACCAATACCTTGATCTATAACCTCAGTAACTATTTCATTTTCTTTTAAATGAACTTTTACTTGTATTATTCCCTTTTTAGAAAACTTAATAGCGTTTGACAGTAAATTGAGTAAAACTTGCTCTATACGTCTTTCATCACTAGTAATTGTTATTTTAGATACTGGTAATTGTGTTTCAATACTAAGATTTTTGGCTTTAGCTTGTGGCATTAAAAACGACACTGTGCCTTTTAACGTTTCTATATAATCAAAAGGATATAGAGACATTTTTAATTTACCTGCTTCTATTTTTGAAATATCTAAAATATCATTTATTAAACGCAAAAGATGTTCTCCACTTTTTTTAACCATGGTTAATTGTTTCTTCTGCTCTTCATTTAAAGGACCCGCTAGTTCTTTTAACAAAATTCCTGTAAACCCTATAATTGAGTTCATTGGCGTTCTTAGCTCATGAGACATGGTTGCTAAAAATGCAGACTTCATTAAATCTGCAGATTGGGCTTTTACTTTTTCTTTTTCTAATTCAATTGATTGTGTATTTAAATCTTCTAAAAGGTTTAATAGTGCCTCTTTACTTTCATTGAGTTCTTCTGTTCTCAAATCAACCAATTTCTCTAAATTAGTTTTATAATTTAACAATTCTTTTTCACTAAGAACTCTATCTGTTATATCTTGTAGGGTTCCAAAAAACTTTATGGGTAAATTATTTGAATCATAAAATATTTCTCCGCGTTCACTAACATATTTAATATGTTTTTCATCTAAAAGCAGCCTGTAAATAACTTGATAATAGCTTTTATTTTTTAAAGCTTTCTTGTACTGGTCTAATACTAATTCTCTATCATCTGGGTGTACTATATCAAGAAAACTACTTTGAGTAACTTTGAATTCATTTGGGGCTTTTTCAACTATTCTATACATTTCTTTAGACCATGATAATGTATTTTGTTTTAAATCTCTTTCCCAACTTCCTATTTTTGCAATTTTTTGCGCTCTATTTAAATTTTCTTCACTCTGCTCTATTGTATATTTAGAAGCTTCATAAACTGATTTTAATTGTACTTCTTGGTTTTTTAACTTAATATTTATAAGTCTATTTAAGCGCGCCGTATGCCCCATAAAATACCAAACACCCCATCCGCCTACAATAGCAATAACAAAACCAAATATAGCAAACCATATTGCTGGATTTATTTTGTTGTGTGTAGGCACGACGTATAATTTCCATTCCCCCATAGACATTTGTATTGGTACGGCAAATTCTTTAAAATTTGACATGTTAGTGTCTAGGAAAAATTCTTCTTCACCTGTGTTAGCATTAACTCTGGATAACTGATAGATGAAGCTTTCATCTTCTGAGGTATTAATATTTAAATCATGAAAAAAAGTAGAAAGTTTAGTTACTACAGTAGAAAAACCAGAAAAATTGCCATCTACAAAAATGGGAACTCTACTAATCATACCAACGCCACCTTGTTCTAAATTAATAGGACCCGCAATAAAAAAATCCTTTCTTTGTATGGCTGCCAACGCTCCTGTTTTTGCTGTTGAGCTTGTTAAAACATTAAAGCCTATAACCTCATTGTTTTTTAGCGGATAAACATGTGTAATATAACCTTGTGCATCTACTAATTCTACAACATCAAAGTAATCATTTCGTTCTAGTAACTCTACTGCAATGCTATTAAAATCTTTAGGTATTCCATTTTGTTCTACAATGTATGCTAGTGTTTTTGTAGCAGCATAACTATACATTACTAATGCTTGTAGCTTTTCTTTTATTAAGTTTATTTCGTTATCAATTTCTTTTTTTTGTTTGTTTTCATTTATTAAATATTGTTGATACGATATAAATTGAGTACCAAAAAGTAGCAACAAAAAAACTAAAATGCCAGCAGCTATTGGTTTTTTAAAGAAAAAGTAAAGTGGATGACTCTTCATATTAAAACTAATTAAATGAATGTTTCATTTGTAATTTTTATTTATTGTGTTTTTTCTTAAGTTCTTTTATTATGTTTTTTAGTTCTTTCATTTTTAATTCTCTACCCACAAATAATTTGTTCATCCTTTGTAATTCTGCGTTTTTTAATTCAATCTCTGCTGTACGTTTCTCTACTAATGCTTCTAAATTATTTTTATGATTTTCTAGTTCAATTTCGGCTTTTTTTCTACTTGTAATATCTTTTATAACTCCAATTAAAAACTTTTTACCATCCTGATCAATAAACCTGGTTTTTCTTGTTATTATATTTCTTGTATCGCCTTCTTTTAACGTTAAGGTTTCCTCATTTATGCTTTCTTCTCCACTATCTATTACTTGTTTATCTACACTTAAAAAGCTTTCTCTTTCATTAAGAGGCACATTTTCTGCTAAAGTTTTGCCTATTATATCTTTTCTTGGAAGTTTAAAAATTTCACAAAAAGCATTGTTTACAAGTACAATTCTACTCTCACTATCTTTTACAAACACAGGATCTCCTATGTTATTCATAATGTTATAAGTAAATTTTTTGCTTTGAGCTAGCTGTTCTTCTATTTTTTTTTGCTCTGTTACATCTGTAAAATAAACTGTTAACCCATCTTTTGAAGGGTAAACCCTATTTTCAAACCATTTGTTTAATGGTTTATAATAATATTCAAAATATATTGTTTTTTGAGTCTTAGCGGCTTCTTTGAATATTTTATAAATGGGTAGATTTAATCCTTCTGGAAATTCGTTCCAAATATGTTTTCCTATTAAGTTTTCTGGTGTTTCATTTAAAAAATTAGCAGCCTTTTTGTTAATGTAGGTATAACACCAGTTAGTGTCTAGCGCCATAAAACCATCTGAAATATTACGTAGTGTATTCTCTATTTGAGATGTTAGTTTTTGCTCTACTTTTTCTTTTTCTACCTTAAGGTCTTCGTATCTTTTTTTATACTTTATTATTGATAAAACCTCTCTTTCTTTATTGGCTATAAAAGCCGATTTTCCTTTTCTATCATCAATAAATTTAATGTACCAAAACAGAATAATTGAATATAAAATTGCAGCAATTGATTTACCTATAATATGACTTGTTAAAGATGTTTTAAATGTTGGTGTGCCATAAAATAACGTTATGTTAAACACTAAAGCATCAAATATTAAAACAGTTAATAATGATAATGTAATAATGAATAAATACGGTATTTTTTTTAATTTTAAAATTAAATATTGATACAGAATAACTAACAAAAAGAAGTCTATAAATAGAATTGCAGTACCGCCAAAAAAATATTTATAATTAATCTTAAATACAGATTGAGCGTTTAACGGGGTGTTATTAATGTTACTAGTTATAGTTTCTTGTAAATAAGTTATGTGAAACAATAAGGATAGAATTACATTTGAGACAACAATACCTATAATTAATGACCGAGCACTTGACACCCCTTCCCTTATATATATTAATAAAATCCCAAAAAGGACTCCGCTAAATAATATAATAGACCCCGGGTGAATAACATAATCTTCAAAAACTTGAATACTAAATGAGCTTCCTAAATGAGCTTGAAGAAACTGTAACGTACCTAAAAGAATGTACAGTGGTGCTAACCCTAACTTACCTCTAAGTCTAAATAAAATAAGAATACTTGTTACCACAAGTAACAACTCAAAAATAATAGTAGTGTAAACACCCATGCTAATTAGTATCTTTTAAAAGCTATATATTTTAAAACCATTGTTATACAAACCCTTTTGTAAATTACAATTTATATTTGAAACCTAAATAAATTATAATAATAACATACTTTTACTATATAGTATATACGCTATACCTATTAAGTATCTGTTAAGTTGACCGTCAGGTTTCTTTTTAGGAAGGTCTTTACAATGCAGCTAAAAAACAAAAAAGCATCCCAATCTTCTTATTCAGAAAAAAGGAAAGCTTTCCATTGGCTACTAAGTCACTTAGTAGACTACATCACGCTTATAGCGTGAACAACACAACATTTTTAAACAAAAAAAGCTCTGTTTTTTCAGAGCCTTTTTTTAAATCTTGCGGTCTGGACGGGACTCGAACCCGCGACCCCCTGCGTGACAGGCAGATATTCTAACCAACTGAACTACCAGACCGTTGCATGATTGCGGATGCAAATATACACGCCTTTTTTAATATGTCAAATCTTTTTTAGCCTTTTTTAATAAAAATTTTTAAGCACCTAAACCACAAAGGTTTCCATTTGTAAATTACTACTATTATCTATTCTAAAATTAAAATTATTATAATTTAAGAATAAAATTTTAAGCAAACTTTTGGCGCTCTACCATATATGTGGTTAAAATATGATTAAAGTTATCATTAATATCGGCCTCTACATACTTAATCTTGTATTGTGCACATTTTAATTGTAATGCTGTAAAATAAGCCTTAATTTTTTTATTATAATTTTCTTTTACAGTATCTGCATACAAATTAATAAACTCACCTGTTTCAACATCTATAAAGCGTTTAGGAGTACTATCAAAATCAAAACTATACTCCTTTTTTTTATCAAAAACGTGAAATAAAACTACTTCGTGCTTATTGTATTTTAAATGACGAAGCGCCTCAAATAATTTCACATCATCTTCTGTGGTTTGAAACATGTCTGTAAACAAAAAAATCATAGAGCGCCTATGAATTTTCTCTGCTATTTCATGTAAATATTTATATGTTTCGGTTTGCTTATTTAATGGTTTTGAAATAACCGCTTCACTTAATGCTCTTAACAACATTTGATGATGACGCTCACTACCTTTTTCTTGAGCATAAAAATCGTAATCATCACTATAAATACTTAAACCAACAGCATCGCGTTGTCTCTTTAACATTTGCATTAATGCTGCCGATGCCAATGCTGAAAATGCAATTTTATTTAATTTATCTATAGAAAAACTTGTCATTTCAGGATAGTGCATAGAGCTACTATTATCAACTATAATATGACAACGCATATTGGTTTCATCATCATATCTTTTGGTGTAAAGTTTATCTGTTTTTGCGTAGAGTTTCCAATCTATATGGCGCGTGCTCTCACCTCTATTATAAATTTTATGCTCTGCAAATTCTGATGAGAACCCATGAAACGGACTTTTATGCATACCAGCTATAAAGCCTTCTACTACTTGTTTTGCTAGTAGCCCTAGGTTTTTAAACCCTTCTGCTTTATTTAGTTCTTGGCGTAAGTCCATTAAAAAATATAATCAGAATTAATACAAAATAGAATCTACTATACCATAAGTAACAGATTCTTCTGCACCCATCCAATGATCTCTATTAAAATCCTTCATTACTTTTTCAAAAGTTTGCCCACAATTATCTGCTAAAATTTGTGCACTTAATTCTTTGGTTAAAATAATTTCTTTGGCGGTAATTTCAATATCACTTGCTTGCCCTCTGGCACCACCACTAGGTTGATGAATCATTACTCTGGCATGAGGTTGTATAAAACGTTTTCCTTTTGTGCCCGCAGATAGGATAATAGATCCCATAGAAGCGGCAAAACCAGTACAAATAGTTGATACGTTACTGTTTAATGATTTTATACAATCATAAATTGCAAAACCTGAGGTTACATAGCCACCAGGACTATTTATGTACAAATGAATATCATCTGCACTTAAGGCATCTAAATACATTAAGCGGTCTATTACGTGTTTTGCAGAATCATCATCTACTTGCCCCCACAGAAAAACTTTTCTATCTTCAATTAGTTTTGCATCTATAGCATCTTGTACTTTACCTTTTTTTTCCATTTAAAAAATTTATGAAAGTTTATAACTCATCTAAAATAAAAAAAGGTTTGCCATTACAGCAAACCTTTTTAGTTTTCTTTTCTAATTCTTTTATAGAAGAGCATCTATTGCTTCTGTATAAGAGTTTTTTGGTGCAACACCTACTTTTCTATCAACTACTTCACCATCTTTAAAAACTAATACCGTTGGGATGTTACGTACACCGTATTTTGCTGCAAATTCTTGGTTTGCATCTACATCAACTTTACCAACAACGGCTTTCCCTTCGTATTCACCGCTTATTTCTTCTATAATTGGTCCTACCATTCTACATGGTCCACACCAAGCTGCCCAAAAATCAACTAATACAGGCTTATCACTTTTTAATACTGTTTCTTCAAACGTTGCATCTGTTATTTCTAATGCCATAATATGTGTATTTAAAATATTCTATTTTTTATTAACACAAAATTAGTCAAAAAAAACGCTAATACTTACAAACTAACAATTTGTTTTATTTATACCTGTATTATCTTACTTTATTTCAATAATTTCCAGAACAAACACTTATTGCTTAAACACTTCTAAAAAGGTTAATCCATATTGCATTTACAAGAAAACATAAACCCTATTATAGCCCCTAGACTCTTGAAATAAGTTAACATCTAATCACTTTTCTGAGAATAGCCTGTACAAACTTTATAAAATTATTTTGATTTTCTTTCTTAAAAAAAGGCTATCTAATCAAATTCAGATAGCCTTTTTTGTTGAAATTTTTAATAATTATTTTTTTCTCTTTTTCCTTAACTCAACTTCTGTTACTGTGCCATCAATAGCTGTTTTAGTAGCTACATTATCGCATGTACCATCACCATAATCTAAAGTAATTGTTCCTTCTGGGGTTGTGTATGTTTTAACACCTAAAGCTATGTATTTACATGCTGCTGGTTTTACCAAATCTGTTGTAATTTCCATAGTAAAAGTGCTTCCTTCTGCATTTGTAAAAGTAAAAGATCCTGTTATTGTTTTTTCATCATCATAGCATGTATAAGTATCACCACCTGCTGTAATTTCAACAGTTCTATTTCCTTCTTTAGTATAAGTACCATCTTCTGTCTCTACTGTAATATTGGTAGTTCCGGTTATTTCTGGGTTACCATTATCATTCTCTGCAGTAAAAGTATATTGTTTTGTACCGTTAACTAAATAACCATTTACACTTAAATCTGTAAATGTTAATGTTTTAGTTTTAATTCCGTCACCAATTTCTCTAACTTTGGTAATAGTACCAGTAATAACATTACCGTCATTATCTTCACACTCTCCGTTAAATGTAATAGTGGTAGTTATAAGTGTATCTGTAATTTCAATAACAATATCTGAACATTCTCTAAAAAACTCAGAATAACCTCGTTTATCATCGCTTTTAGATGTTAAGGTTGAAGAACTTTTTGAAGTTGAAATACCGTAAGCGCTTTCAGAATATAGCGCAATATCATCTAAAACAGCTTCTGTTTCTTCAATAGCCACTTCAGCTTCAACAGATACTGCTCCTGTACTGTTTAAATCGTTTTGAACTCCTTCATTATCACAAGCTATTAAAGCTAATGAAAGAAAAAATGATAAACTAAAAATCTTTTTCATGGTAAAATGTTTTATAAATTAATTGTTTACTAATAGAACAATTACTCTTTAATTTTTCCTACCCTTAAAAAGAAAATTTTTAATTTAATTTGTAATGAATATGTTGAGATTCTAGTTCTGAAATTAATTCTTGGCAAACTTTTACTTTTTGTTTTCTACTTGGCATACTCAACTTTATTTTTTCTTTAGCATCATACACCACAAAATTTAAAGCATGATTACCTGGATGCATACTTAACAAACTTTGTATTTGGGTTATTTTACTTTCTTTTAAATCGTTTATATCAAATAGAAGCGATAGTTTTTTAGCATAATTCTCCATAACATCATGCAACAACTGAAAACTATTAAATTGTATACGCGGGTCACTCTTTTTTCCTGTATCTTTATTAACCCAACCTTCTCTTATAAAAGCTTTTACAAACACAAAGTTATTTACCATTAAAAAGTGTCTGAATTTTAAATAATCTTCGCCAAAAATTCTAAATTCAAAACTATCTGTATAGTCTTCTATAGTAAACATCCCCCAGCCTTTACCTTGCTTACTAACACGATGTTGAACATCTGTTACCACACCACCAAACACCAATTCTCTATTTACATAAGGTTGTAAGTCATTAAACATTGCTACAGTAGCGTTACAAAAAGTTTTCATTTCTATTTTGAAATCGTCTAGCGGGTGACCAGAAATGTAGATACCAACAACGTCTTTTTCTTTAGCTAATTTTTCCATGGTTCCCCATTCTTCGCAAGGCGGAATGGTAGGTTCTGCAATCTGAACCTCACTAGCTTCACCAAATAAACTTACCTGTGCAGAATTCTCATTTTCTTTATGTTTTTGAGCATATTTTATAACCATTTCTAAAAAGGTTAAATCGCCTTCTTTATGAAAGTATTGTGCCCTATGAGTGTCTGTAAAACAATCAAACCCTCCGGCTAAAGCTAAATTTTCAAAGGCTTTTTTATTGGCTGCTCTTAAATCAATTCGTTTAGCAAAATCGAAAATAGACTTATATGGACCGTCTTCTTTTCTGTTTTCAACAATAGTCATAACCGCACCATGACCAACACCTTTTATAGCCCCCATACCAAAACGTACTGCTCCTTCTTTATTTACTGAAAACTTATAGTAACTTTCATTAACATCTGGTCCAAGTACCTTTAATTTCATGCGTTTACATTCTTCCATGAAGAAGGTTACTTGCTTAATATCGTTCATGTTATTAGACAGTACTGCAGCCATATATTCTGCAGGATAATGCGCCTTTAAGTAAGCCGTTTGATAGGCTATCCACGCATAACAAGTAGAGTGCGATTTATTAAACGCATAACTTGCAAATGCCTCCCAATCTTTCCAAATCTTTTCTAAAACTTTAGCATCATGACCATTAGCACTTGCTTGTTCTATAAACTTAGGCTTCATTTTATCTAGAACCGCAATTTGCTTTTTCCCCATGGCTTTACGAAGCATATCGGCTTCACCTTTAGAGAAATTTGCTAACTTTTGAGACAACAACATTACCTGCTCTTGATAAACGGTAATACCATAAGTTTCCTTTAGGTATTCTTCCATGGCAGGTAAATCATAATCAATTTCTTCTTCACCATGTTTACGTCTAGTAAAACTTGGAATGTACTCCATTGGTCCTGGACGGTATAAGGCATTCATGGCAATTAAATCCTCAAACACTGTTGGCTTTAGCTCACGAAGGTGTTTTTGCATTCCAGGAGATTCATATTGAAACACCCCTACGGTTTCACCTCGTTGAAATAGCGCATAAGTTTCTTCATCATCTAACGGAAAACTTTCAGGATCTAACTCAATACCGTGTTTTGCTTTTACAATTTTTACGGTATCTTTTATTAAGGTTAAGGTTTTTAAGCCTAAGAAATCCATTTTTAACAGTCCCGCAGATTCCACCACCGAGTTATCAAACTGGGTAACATATAAATCGGAATCTTTTGCTACAGAAACTGGTACAAACTTAGTGATATCATCTGGCGTGATAATAACTCCACAAGCGTGAATTCCTGTATTTCTTACAGAACCTTCTAGAGTTCTAGCCGTATTCACGGTTTTAGCTTCTAAATCGTTTCCTTCTGAAATATTTAAAAGCTCATTTACTTTTTCTAACTCCTCTGCTCTAAACTTACTTGCTAAAGCTTTTTCATCTAAACCAAAAATTTTATTTAGTTTAGACATATTGGGAATTAGTTTTGCAATTCTATCAGCATCAAACAACGGTAAATCTAATACTCTGGCCGTATCACGAATAGATGATTTTGCTGCCATAGTACCGTAAGTAATAATTTGAGCCACTTGGTTAGCACCGTATTTTTTAATAACATAGTCCATAACCCTACTTCGGCCTTCATCATCAAAATCAATATCAATATCGGGCATACTAATACGATCTGGATTTAAGAAACGCTCAAAAAGTAAGTCGTACTTCATGGGGTCTATATTGGTAATCCATAAGCAATAAGCTACTACCGAACCTGCTGCCGAACCACGTCCTGGACCCACCGATACATCCATGTTTCGGGCTTCACGAATAAAATCTTCAACAATTAAGAAATATCCTGGATATCCTGTCTTTTCAATAACATTCAACTCAAAATCTAAACGTTCTTTTACTTCATCAGAAAGGGGTTCACCATAGCGTTTTTTAGCTCCTTCATAAGTTAAATGACGTAAATAGGCATTTTCACCACGCTTACCACCATCAACTAAATCTTCTTCATGTTTAAATTCATCGGGTATATCAAATGCAGGCAATAGTACATCACGAGCTAATTGAAAGGCTTCTATTTTATTGGCTACTTCTTGAGTATTTAAAATGGCTTCTGGCAAATCTTTAAAGAGTTGTTTCATCTCTTCTGAAGACTTAAAATAGTACTCCTGATTTGGTAAACCGTAACGATACCCACGCCCTCTACCTATTGGAGTAGCTTGCTTTTCTCCATCTTTTACACATAATAAAATATCATGCGCATTGGCATCTTCTTGTTTTTGATAGTAAGTGTTATTGGTAGCTACAAGTTTTACATCATGTTTTCTAGCCAATTTAACCAAGGTGTCGTTTACGCGGTTTTCATCTTCTTGGTTATGGCGCATTAACTCAATGTACAAATCATCTCCAAACTCATTTTTCCACCAAATTAAAGCCTCTTCTGCTTGGTTTTCGCCAATATTCAATACCTTACTTGGCACTTCACCGTAAAGGTTTCCTGTTAAAACAATAATATCTTCTTTATACTGTCTTATAAGATCTTTATCAATTCTTGGCACATAATAAAAGCCATCTACAAAGGCATGAGATGATAATTTTGCCAAATTATGGTATCCGTTTTTGTTTTTAGCTAACAGTACAATTTGGTAACCATTATCTTTACGGCTTTTATCTTTATGATTTTCACAAACAAAAAACTCACAACCAATAATAGGTTTTATTAACTTTTTATTGGTGGTTTCTCCTTTTTCTTCGGCTGCTTCTATAGCCGCTTTAATGCTACTATTTTGCTTGTTAACTGCATTTATAAAATGGAAGGCTCCCATCATATTACCATGATCTGTCAAGGCTACAGCAGGCATGTTATGAGACGCTGCCGCAGAAACCACATCGGCAATACTCATAGTAGATTGTAATACCGAGAACTGCGAATGATTATGAAGATGTACAAAATCTACACCTGTTAAATCTACATCTTTTACTGTATCATTATCTGTAGTTTTGGCTTCTTCTAGTTTTTGAAGACGTTTTCTAATTTTAGCGCTTTCTTGCTTAAGGTTAACATGTTTTAAACCTATAAGCTGAATGGTGCTGGGGTTAGCCTCTTTAAACCTTACTTGGTAATCATCCTCTACATCTAGCTCCTCTTTAGTATATTCACCTAAGCGCACTAATTCTAAAAAACAACGTGTTGTAGCCT contains:
- a CDS encoding DUF58 domain-containing protein, which encodes MDLRQELNKAEGFKNLGLLAKQVVEGFIAGMHKSPFHGFSSEFAEHKIYNRGESTRHIDWKLYAKTDKLYTKRYDDETNMRCHIIVDNSSSMHYPEMTSFSIDKLNKIAFSALASAALMQMLKRQRDAVGLSIYSDDYDFYAQEKGSERHHQMLLRALSEAVISKPLNKQTETYKYLHEIAEKIHRRSMIFLFTDMFQTTEDDVKLFEALRHLKYNKHEVVLFHVFDKKKEYSFDFDSTPKRFIDVETGEFINLYADTVKENYNKKIKAYFTALQLKCAQYKIKYVEADINDNFNHILTTYMVERQKFA
- the trxA gene encoding thioredoxin, with amino-acid sequence MALEITDATFEETVLKSDKPVLVDFWAAWCGPCRMVGPIIEEISGEYEGKAVVGKVDVDANQEFAAKYGVRNIPTVLVFKDGEVVDRKVGVAPKNSYTEAIDALL
- the dnaE gene encoding DNA polymerase III subunit alpha, which encodes MYLIFDTETTGLPKRWDAPITDVDNWPRCIQIAWQLHDDMGNCIEHQDYLVKPDGFNIPYDAEKVHGISTELAQEQGVPLNEVLEKFNAVLQKSKFIVGQNVKFDLNIMGAEFVRANIANNLQELPVLDTCTEHTAQLCKIPGGRGGRFKLPTLTELHEHLFNTPFAEAHNATADVEATTRCFLELVRLGEYTKEELDVEDDYQVRFKEANPSTIQLIGLKHVNLKQESAKIRKRLQKLEEAKTTDNDTVKDVDLTGVDFVHLHNHSQFSVLQSTMSIADVVSAAASHNMPAVALTDHGNMMGAFHFINAVNKQNSSIKAAIEAAEEKGETTNKKLIKPIIGCEFFVCENHKDKSRKDNGYQIVLLAKNKNGYHNLAKLSSHAFVDGFYYVPRIDKDLIRQYKEDIIVLTGNLYGEVPSKVLNIGENQAEEALIWWKNEFGDDLYIELMRHNQEDENRVNDTLVKLARKHDVKLVATNNTYYQKQEDANAHDILLCVKDGEKQATPIGRGRGYRYGLPNQEYYFKSSEEMKQLFKDLPEAILNTQEVANKIEAFQLARDVLLPAFDIPDEFKHEEDLVDGGKRGENAYLRHLTYEGAKKRYGEPLSDEVKERLDFELNVIEKTGYPGYFLIVEDFIREARNMDVSVGPGRGSAAGSVVAYCLWITNIDPMKYDLLFERFLNPDRISMPDIDIDFDDEGRSRVMDYVIKKYGANQVAQIITYGTMAAKSSIRDTARVLDLPLFDADRIAKLIPNMSKLNKIFGLDEKALASKFRAEELEKVNELLNISEGNDLEAKTVNTARTLEGSVRNTGIHACGVIITPDDITKFVPVSVAKDSDLYVTQFDNSVVESAGLLKMDFLGLKTLTLIKDTVKIVKAKHGIELDPESFPLDDEETYALFQRGETVGVFQYESPGMQKHLRELKPTVFEDLIAMNALYRPGPMEYIPSFTRRKHGEEEIDYDLPAMEEYLKETYGITVYQEQVMLLSQKLANFSKGEADMLRKAMGKKQIAVLDKMKPKFIEQASANGHDAKVLEKIWKDWEAFASYAFNKSHSTCYAWIAYQTAYLKAHYPAEYMAAVLSNNMNDIKQVTFFMEECKRMKLKVLGPDVNESYYKFSVNKEGAVRFGMGAIKGVGHGAVMTIVENRKEDGPYKSIFDFAKRIDLRAANKKAFENLALAGGFDCFTDTHRAQYFHKEGDLTFLEMVIKYAQKHKENENSAQVSLFGEASEVQIAEPTIPPCEEWGTMEKLAKEKDVVGIYISGHPLDDFKIEMKTFCNATVAMFNDLQPYVNRELVFGGVVTDVQHRVSKQGKGWGMFTIEDYTDSFEFRIFGEDYLKFRHFLMVNNFVFVKAFIREGWVNKDTGKKSDPRIQFNSFQLLHDVMENYAKKLSLLFDINDLKESKITQIQSLLSMHPGNHALNFVVYDAKEKIKLSMPSRKQKVKVCQELISELESQHIHYKLN
- a CDS encoding ATP-binding protein, yielding MKSHPLYFFFKKPIAAGILVFLLLLFGTQFISYQQYLINENKQKKEIDNEINLIKEKLQALVMYSYAATKTLAYIVEQNGIPKDFNSIAVELLERNDYFDVVELVDAQGYITHVYPLKNNEVIGFNVLTSSTAKTGALAAIQRKDFFIAGPINLEQGGVGMISRVPIFVDGNFSGFSTVVTKLSTFFHDLNINTSEDESFIYQLSRVNANTGEEEFFLDTNMSNFKEFAVPIQMSMGEWKLYVVPTHNKINPAIWFAIFGFVIAIVGGWGVWYFMGHTARLNRLINIKLKNQEVQLKSVYEASKYTIEQSEENLNRAQKIAKIGSWERDLKQNTLSWSKEMYRIVEKAPNEFKVTQSSFLDIVHPDDRELVLDQYKKALKNKSYYQVIYRLLLDEKHIKYVSERGEIFYDSNNLPIKFFGTLQDITDRVLSEKELLNYKTNLEKLVDLRTEELNESKEALLNLLEDLNTQSIELEKEKVKAQSADLMKSAFLATMSHELRTPMNSIIGFTGILLKELAGPLNEEQKKQLTMVKKSGEHLLRLINDILDISKIEAGKLKMSLYPFDYIETLKGTVSFLMPQAKAKNLSIETQLPVSKITITSDERRIEQVLLNLLSNAIKFSKKGIIQVKVHLKENEIVTEVIDQGIGISKKDLVKLFTPFIQLETGLNRNHDGTGLGLAISKNLIEKLGGSIQVESIEGKGSNFTFTLPIENSYKNNSVI
- a CDS encoding response regulator, with translation MKQSILIIEDNEQNMYMLSYLLEKHNYTVIKAFNGKDGLQLAHELHPEIILIDIQLPDMDGYEICVKLRHNGLPKNTTIIAVTSYAMGGDKEKAIEAGATGYIEKPINPETFVAQMEQIHNM
- a CDS encoding ClpP family protease, whose amino-acid sequence is MEKKGKVQDAIDAKLIEDRKVFLWGQVDDDSAKHVIDRLMYLDALSADDIHLYINSPGGYVTSGFAIYDCIKSLNSNVSTICTGFAASMGSIILSAGTKGKRFIQPHARVMIHQPSGGARGQASDIEITAKEIILTKELSAQILADNCGQTFEKVMKDFNRDHWMGAEESVTYGIVDSILY
- a CDS encoding PAS domain-containing protein, with the protein product MGVYTTIIFELLLVVTSILILFRLRGKLGLAPLYILLGTLQFLQAHLGSSFSIQVFEDYVIHPGSIILFSGVLFGILLIYIREGVSSARSLIIGIVVSNVILSLLFHITYLQETITSNINNTPLNAQSVFKINYKYFFGGTAILFIDFFLLVILYQYLILKLKKIPYLFIITLSLLTVLIFDALVFNITLFYGTPTFKTSLTSHIIGKSIAAILYSIILFWYIKFIDDRKGKSAFIANKEREVLSIIKYKKRYEDLKVEKEKVEQKLTSQIENTLRNISDGFMALDTNWCYTYINKKAANFLNETPENLIGKHIWNEFPEGLNLPIYKIFKEAAKTQKTIYFEYYYKPLNKWFENRVYPSKDGLTVYFTDVTEQKKIEEQLAQSKKFTYNIMNNIGDPVFVKDSESRIVLVNNAFCEIFKLPRKDIIGKTLAENVPLNERESFLSVDKQVIDSGEESINEETLTLKEGDTRNIITRKTRFIDQDGKKFLIGVIKDITSRKKAEIELENHKNNLEALVEKRTAEIELKNAELQRMNKLFVGRELKMKELKNIIKELKKKHNK